A region of bacterium DNA encodes the following proteins:
- a CDS encoding L,D-transpeptidase family protein yields the protein MTARTALLLLAGAAFVLGGCQSTRPAGEAVPAGSEPADVIIIDTGELEPGVEAEPLPLPTPAALDLDWEEIRALGRPYTVERGDTLSAIASRYDVGVGLLARINDLADPDRIRAGQTITVVSGPFRVEVDKGARTLRLYRNETLIRTYPVTIGKNDSTPEGEFVVLKKLVNPAWTDPYNRVIVTADDPDYPLGTRWIEFKAPPGAYGIHGSRKAEEIGEAASFGCVRLLHPQEEELYDFLIIGSPVVIRP from the coding sequence ATGACCGCACGCACCGCACTTCTGCTGTTGGCCGGCGCGGCGTTCGTCCTCGGGGGATGTCAGAGCACGCGCCCCGCGGGCGAAGCCGTTCCCGCCGGGAGCGAACCGGCCGACGTCATCATCATCGACACCGGGGAACTGGAACCCGGCGTGGAAGCCGAGCCCCTTCCCCTCCCCACGCCGGCGGCGCTGGATCTCGATTGGGAGGAGATCCGGGCCCTGGGCCGGCCCTACACCGTCGAGCGCGGCGACACGCTCAGCGCCATCGCCTCCCGTTACGACGTAGGCGTGGGCCTGTTGGCGCGGATCAACGACCTGGCGGATCCCGACCGGATCCGGGCCGGACAGACCATCACCGTCGTGTCCGGACCATTCCGGGTCGAGGTGGACAAGGGAGCGCGGACGCTGCGCCTGTACCGGAACGAGACCCTGATCAGGACCTATCCGGTCACGATCGGCAAGAACGACAGCACGCCCGAGGGAGAGTTCGTCGTTCTTAAAAAACTGGTCAACCCCGCCTGGACCGACCCCTACAATCGGGTGATCGTCACCGCCGACGATCCCGACTACCCCTTGGGAACCCGCTGGATCGAATTCAAGGCCCCGCCGGGAGCCTACGGTATTCACGGGAGCCGCAAAGCCGAGGAGATCGGGGAAGCGGCCTCGTTCGGATGCGTCCGCCTCCTCCACCCCCAGGAAGAGGAACTCTACGATTTCCTCATCATCGGCTCCCCCGTCGTCATCCGGCCCTGA
- a CDS encoding undecaprenyl-phosphate glucose phosphotransferase, with amino-acid sequence MSENGNRLKAQRRLTAFFTVSALAVDGLILMASTLLAYWIGFHSVLGAVFPVTKGVPPLNEYLEALLVVIPLFWLVFKWFGLYHQRTYFSSSWHFFTITKAVTVAVFSLMALTFLYREDFSYSRRLVGFFWALSIFGLTLARRGLDLAELKCWRRNRQPRRVLLLGEGPVARRLFENFRRNPRWGAEVAGLAWIKAPPDPEEFPPGMVLGGLDDLDAVLEATRPDELIITSLELPHELLLDAIVRCEKQLISVRLVPDVFAIMTSRVEVVNLDGVPLLGLRPTPLNRGWNRFRKRCFDLAGSAVGLILVSPVVLACGALIKLTSRGPVFYRQERMGENGKIFTIYKLRTMPADAEDRTGPVLPANDDPRATPLGRLLRRLSLDELPQLWNVFRGDMSLVGPRPERPVFVERFKESIPRYMSRHLVKSGLTGWAQVNGLRGDTSIRTRVEYDMYYLENWSLFFDIKILLLTLFSRKVHQLTRGR; translated from the coding sequence ATGAGCGAAAACGGGAATAGGCTTAAAGCTCAACGCCGGTTGACGGCCTTTTTTACGGTCTCCGCCCTGGCCGTGGACGGTCTGATCCTCATGGCCAGCACGCTGCTTGCCTACTGGATCGGCTTCCATTCCGTCCTGGGAGCGGTCTTCCCGGTAACCAAGGGCGTGCCTCCTCTGAACGAGTACCTGGAGGCGCTCCTGGTGGTCATCCCGCTGTTCTGGCTGGTTTTTAAATGGTTCGGCCTTTATCACCAACGCACATATTTCTCTTCCAGTTGGCACTTTTTCACCATTACCAAGGCCGTGACCGTGGCCGTTTTCAGCCTGATGGCCCTGACCTTCCTCTATCGGGAAGACTTCTCCTACTCCCGGCGCTTGGTCGGTTTCTTCTGGGCGCTCTCGATCTTCGGACTCACCCTGGCCCGGCGTGGCCTGGACTTGGCCGAATTGAAGTGTTGGAGACGGAACCGTCAGCCGCGCCGGGTGCTCCTGCTGGGAGAGGGGCCGGTCGCCCGCCGGCTTTTCGAGAATTTCCGCCGCAACCCCCGCTGGGGAGCGGAAGTGGCGGGGCTGGCTTGGATCAAGGCGCCGCCGGATCCGGAGGAGTTTCCCCCGGGAATGGTCCTGGGCGGCCTCGACGACCTGGACGCCGTGCTCGAAGCCACCCGGCCCGACGAATTGATCATCACCAGCCTCGAGCTTCCCCACGAACTGCTGTTGGACGCGATCGTGCGCTGCGAGAAACAACTGATCTCGGTCCGCCTGGTCCCCGACGTCTTCGCCATCATGACCAGCCGGGTGGAAGTGGTGAACCTGGACGGGGTTCCTCTCCTGGGATTGCGCCCGACTCCGCTCAACCGGGGCTGGAACCGGTTTCGCAAACGCTGCTTCGACCTGGCCGGGTCCGCCGTGGGCCTCATCCTGGTCTCCCCGGTGGTCCTGGCCTGCGGGGCCTTGATCAAGCTCACCTCGCGGGGACCGGTCTTCTACCGCCAGGAACGGATGGGGGAGAACGGCAAGATTTTCACCATCTACAAGCTCCGGACCATGCCCGCAGACGCAGAGGACCGCACCGGCCCGGTGCTTCCCGCCAACGACGACCCCCGGGCCACGCCCCTGGGCCGCCTGCTGCGCCGCTTGAGCCTGGACGAACTCCCCCAGTTATGGAACGTCTTCCGCGGGGATATGAGCCTGGTCGGGCCCCGCCCGGAGCGACCGGTCTTCGTCGAACGCTTCAAGGAGAGCATCCCCCGCTACATGTCCAGGCACCTGGTCAAGTCGGGGTTGACCGGCTGGGCGCAGGTCAACGGCTTGCGGGGCGACACCTCGATCCGAACCCGGGTCGAGTACGACATGTATTACCTGGAAAACTGGTCGCTCTTCTTCGACATCAAGATCCTGCTCCTCACCCTCTTTTCCCGCAAGGTCCACCAGCTCACCCGCGGCCGTTAA
- a CDS encoding glycosyltransferase: MNVALVHDWLNGMRGGEKVLEVFCELFPSADIFTLFYRPERVSERIRGMNVRVSFLQKFPGSANRYRSYLPLFPRAVESFDLSGYDLVVSTSHAVAKGARRRRGSFHFCYCFTPMRYAWFFSEDYFGKNRLKQAVLSPFLGYLRRWDRASSPRVDRFVAISRTVADRIYRAYGRQADVIFPPVDADFYAPGGRSGSYFLIVSALVPYKRVETAVAVFNRLGLPLKVAGSGPLEHRLRRLAGPGVEVMGWLPDEEIRELYRGCRALIFPGLEDFGIVPLEAQACGRPVIGLGRGGLTETTIPWGDPGEEAPTGIFYTRPSEEDLEKAVRDFLEHEGDFDPVRIRSHALKFDRSIFRGRIAAELKEYLPNHERKRE; the protein is encoded by the coding sequence GTGAACGTGGCCCTGGTTCATGATTGGCTCAACGGGATGCGGGGGGGAGAGAAGGTGCTCGAAGTTTTCTGCGAACTCTTCCCCTCCGCCGACATCTTCACCCTTTTTTACCGGCCCGAGCGTGTTTCCGAACGGATCCGGGGGATGAACGTCCGCGTTTCTTTTCTTCAAAAATTCCCGGGCTCGGCGAACCGCTACCGGAGCTATCTTCCCCTCTTCCCCCGGGCGGTCGAAAGCTTCGACCTTTCCGGTTACGACCTGGTCGTCAGCACCAGCCACGCCGTGGCCAAGGGGGCGCGCCGCCGCCGGGGCTCCTTCCATTTCTGTTACTGCTTCACCCCCATGCGCTACGCCTGGTTCTTCTCCGAGGATTATTTCGGGAAGAACCGGTTGAAGCAGGCGGTTCTGAGCCCGTTCCTGGGATACCTGCGCCGCTGGGACCGGGCTTCTTCCCCCCGTGTCGACCGGTTCGTGGCCATCTCCCGGACGGTGGCCGATCGGATCTACCGGGCCTACGGCCGCCAAGCCGACGTGATTTTTCCCCCGGTGGATGCCGATTTCTATGCGCCCGGCGGCCGGTCCGGCAGTTATTTTCTCATAGTTTCGGCCCTGGTCCCTTACAAGCGGGTGGAAACGGCGGTGGCCGTCTTCAACCGCCTGGGTTTGCCCTTGAAGGTGGCGGGAAGCGGTCCCCTGGAACATCGTCTCCGGCGCCTGGCCGGTCCCGGGGTCGAGGTTATGGGCTGGCTCCCCGACGAGGAGATCCGGGAACTCTACCGAGGCTGTCGGGCGCTGATCTTTCCAGGGCTGGAAGATTTTGGTATCGTTCCCCTGGAAGCTCAGGCCTGCGGCCGCCCGGTAATCGGACTGGGCCGGGGCGGATTGACCGAAACCACGATTCCCTGGGGAGATCCCGGAGAGGAGGCACCGACCGGAATATTCTATACCCGGCCGTCGGAGGAGGACCTGGAGAAGGCCGTCAGGGATTTTCTGGAACACGAGGGCGACTTCGATCCCGTCCGGATACGAAGCCACGCGCTGAAATTCGATCGGTCGATCTTTCGCGGCCGTATCGCCGCCGAACTGAAGGAATATCTGCCGAACCATGAGCGAAAACGGGAATAG
- a CDS encoding glycosyltransferase family 1 protein has product MKAKSASPPRICIDARWIFSRMSGIGRVTEKLIGHLGEVEGDEEYLLIFNDRSLKERYAARWADRPRLRCRLVPWGIYDPRSQLGLPRWLGKEGADLYHSTNYFIPLAPSPVPMIATVHDLIPLRFPYFTPRALKTRFNFVFRWVLRRCVRRAARIVAVSETTAADIRAFLGVEAARIEVIHNGIDPAYRPLPRPEAAALLPPGVDASEPFVLYVGRFDPYKNVAGLVREFASFSAAAATARLVLAGHPDPRYPEAIDEISRQGLAGRVTVVDGADEAQLIALYNLARVVALPSLYEGFGLPPLEAMACGTPVIVSDRGSLPEVVGSAGMVVDPGTAGALAGALRRVWDEPALREELSARGRRRAAEFSWAATARSTREMYRALLEGGR; this is encoded by the coding sequence ATGAAGGCTAAGAGCGCCTCGCCGCCCCGGATCTGCATCGATGCCCGGTGGATCTTCTCCCGGATGTCGGGGATCGGGCGCGTTACCGAGAAACTGATCGGACACCTGGGAGAGGTCGAGGGCGACGAGGAATACCTGCTGATTTTCAACGACCGCTCGCTGAAAGAGCGCTACGCCGCCCGCTGGGCGGACCGCCCGCGCCTGCGCTGCCGGCTGGTTCCCTGGGGGATTTACGACCCCAGATCCCAACTCGGCTTGCCCCGGTGGCTGGGGAAGGAAGGAGCGGACCTCTATCATTCCACCAATTATTTCATCCCCCTGGCCCCCTCTCCGGTTCCGATGATCGCCACCGTTCACGATCTCATACCCCTGCGTTTCCCCTACTTCACCCCCCGCGCCCTGAAGACGCGTTTCAATTTCGTTTTCCGGTGGGTGCTGCGCCGCTGCGTGCGCCGGGCGGCCCGCATCGTCGCCGTTTCCGAAACCACCGCCGCCGATATCAGGGCCTTCCTCGGGGTCGAGGCCGCCCGAATCGAGGTGATCCATAACGGGATCGATCCCGCGTACCGGCCGCTTCCCCGGCCGGAAGCGGCAGCTCTCCTTCCCCCGGGAGTGGATGCGTCCGAGCCGTTCGTTCTCTACGTCGGCCGTTTCGATCCCTATAAGAACGTCGCCGGGCTGGTCCGGGAGTTCGCCTCTTTCTCCGCCGCCGCGGCGACGGCCCGCCTGGTCTTGGCCGGCCATCCCGATCCGCGTTACCCCGAGGCCATCGACGAGATTTCTCGGCAGGGGCTCGCCGGGCGCGTTACGGTCGTGGACGGAGCCGACGAAGCCCAGCTGATCGCTCTCTACAACCTGGCTCGAGTGGTGGCGCTCCCTTCTCTCTACGAAGGGTTCGGACTCCCCCCCCTGGAGGCGATGGCCTGCGGCACCCCGGTAATCGTTTCCGACCGCGGCTCCCTGCCCGAAGTGGTCGGAAGCGCCGGAATGGTGGTCGACCCCGGTACCGCCGGGGCCCTGGCCGGGGCTTTGCGGCGGGTCTGGGACGAACCCGCGCTTCGGGAAGAGCTGTCGGCCCGGGGCCGGCGCCGCGCCGCCGAATTTTCGTGGGCGGCGACGGCGCGGAGCACTCGGGAAATGTATCGGGCCCTTTTGGAGGGCGGGCGGTGA
- a CDS encoding glycosyltransferase family 1 protein, whose product MKIAVDVQSLVGVLSGVGYYTRGLMEGLARLAPPEKIVPYCFRGSVPPDLPAPVYARMAPVQGRLPARWLRWSWKTVGFPPVNWLLPGFDLFHFPDFIIRPTGGVPAVSTVYDLTFRRHPEFVEPRNRRYLERKLPASLLDSSRVIVISEFTRRELLACYPLAPGRVRVVPGGVDELFRKPVLADELARVRFRYGLPEKYVLTVGTLEPRKNLPGLLQAWKILAARPAVAGCKLVVAGMDGWLTGGLEEALADPALGRGVVRTGYVARLDLPALYRGARVLVFPSFYEGQGFPPLEAQAAGTPVAASRTGALPEMLGDSAAWFDPASPEEMAAVLERLLSDEGERERLVLAGTANSLRFTWEEAARKTLEVYREALGSKGGGDEG is encoded by the coding sequence ATGAAAATAGCCGTGGACGTTCAGAGTCTGGTCGGGGTTTTGAGCGGGGTGGGGTACTATACCCGCGGCCTGATGGAAGGGCTGGCCCGTCTCGCCCCCCCCGAGAAGATCGTTCCCTACTGTTTTCGGGGTTCGGTTCCTCCCGACCTCCCCGCCCCGGTCTATGCCCGGATGGCCCCGGTTCAGGGGCGGCTGCCGGCCCGGTGGCTGCGCTGGAGCTGGAAGACGGTGGGTTTCCCCCCCGTCAACTGGCTGCTTCCCGGGTTCGACCTCTTTCACTTCCCCGACTTCATCATTCGCCCTACCGGCGGAGTCCCCGCCGTCAGCACCGTGTACGACCTGACCTTCCGCCGCCATCCCGAGTTCGTCGAGCCGAGGAACCGCCGCTACCTGGAGAGAAAACTTCCGGCCAGTCTCCTCGATTCGAGCCGGGTGATCGTCATTTCGGAGTTCACGCGCAGGGAACTGCTGGCCTGTTACCCTCTGGCCCCCGGCCGGGTGCGGGTGGTTCCGGGAGGCGTGGACGAACTTTTCCGGAAACCGGTGCTGGCGGACGAACTGGCCCGGGTGCGCTTCCGTTACGGTCTTCCCGAAAAGTATGTCCTGACCGTGGGCACCCTGGAACCGCGCAAGAACCTTCCCGGTCTTCTCCAGGCCTGGAAAATCCTGGCTGCCCGCCCCGCCGTCGCCGGGTGCAAGCTGGTCGTGGCCGGGATGGACGGCTGGTTGACCGGGGGCCTGGAGGAAGCCCTGGCCGATCCGGCTCTGGGGCGGGGCGTCGTCCGCACCGGCTACGTCGCGCGCCTGGACCTCCCCGCCCTCTACCGGGGAGCCCGGGTTCTCGTCTTCCCGTCCTTTTACGAAGGCCAGGGCTTCCCCCCCCTCGAAGCCCAGGCCGCCGGGACGCCGGTGGCCGCTTCCCGCACCGGTGCTCTTCCCGAGATGCTCGGGGACTCCGCGGCCTGGTTCGACCCCGCTTCCCCGGAGGAGATGGCCGCCGTCCTCGAACGCCTGCTTTCCGACGAAGGGGAGCGGGAGAGACTAGTGCTCGCCGGCACCGCCAACTCGCTGCGGTTCACCTGGGAGGAAGCGGCCCGCAAAACTCTGGAGGTTTATCGCGAGGCCCTGGGCTCGAAGGGAGGCGGCGATGAAGGCTAA
- a CDS encoding ATP-binding protein: protein MPPREKHIRAEASLSQLETVVDSIIGFAAECGLPREALDEIHLAVDEACTNIINYAYPAGVPGPLEAVCRYDEAGGFSVVLRDRGKPFDPTSIPSPRLDQDLEHRPIGGLGIFLMKQMMGDLRYRRRPDGINELTMSKLPPCR, encoded by the coding sequence ATGCCCCCGCGGGAAAAGCACATCCGAGCCGAAGCCAGTTTGAGCCAGCTGGAAACGGTGGTCGATTCCATCATCGGGTTCGCCGCCGAATGCGGCCTGCCCCGCGAGGCCCTGGACGAGATCCACCTGGCCGTGGACGAAGCCTGCACCAACATCATCAATTACGCCTATCCGGCGGGCGTGCCGGGGCCCCTGGAAGCCGTCTGCCGGTACGACGAGGCGGGAGGTTTCTCCGTCGTTCTCCGGGACCGGGGCAAGCCCTTCGATCCCACCTCGATCCCCTCTCCCCGCCTGGACCAGGACCTGGAACACCGTCCGATCGGAGGGCTGGGGATATTCCTGATGAAACAGATGATGGGGGATCTCCGGTACCGGCGGCGGCCGGACGGGATCAACGAACTGACCATGAGCAAGCTCCCCCCGTGCAGATGA
- a CDS encoding metallophosphoesterase, giving the protein MNVPLPPPPPRRPKAWDLPLPPVAAEELALSDDDGFVFRFAVYGDNQRGVPIHRRIAENIARSNATVVLHVGDYVQDGRQEPQWDEQFARPAAELLANTIFLGVQGNHDRNSPRYYDLLRPPGKKPWFRKLVGPVAFFGLDTNLGLKNGSDQLEWLERALARTRRKWKVAFFHEPPYSSSWPWPGGALKTRNTIMPLLEAAGVDLVFTGHIHNYERFHKDGIPYIITGGGGDTLSKPEQLPNPFRRWTAMLHHFCTADVYGDRIEVLARDLTGKPFDGLVVRKGSLTEAEVEERKSYEGPLPQRRPTLGGRNRRRPGKNGAGEAPWGPATGRGNAGG; this is encoded by the coding sequence ATGAATGTTCCCCTGCCCCCGCCTCCTCCCCGCCGCCCCAAGGCCTGGGACCTCCCCCTGCCCCCGGTGGCGGCCGAAGAACTGGCACTCTCCGACGATGACGGGTTCGTCTTCCGCTTCGCCGTCTATGGAGACAACCAGCGCGGGGTGCCTATCCACCGGCGTATCGCCGAAAATATCGCCCGATCCAATGCGACGGTGGTCCTGCACGTCGGCGACTACGTCCAGGACGGGCGCCAGGAACCGCAATGGGACGAGCAGTTCGCCCGACCCGCCGCCGAGCTTCTGGCGAACACGATTTTTCTGGGAGTCCAGGGCAACCACGATCGGAACAGTCCCCGTTATTACGACCTGCTGCGGCCTCCGGGGAAGAAACCCTGGTTTCGGAAATTGGTCGGCCCGGTGGCGTTTTTCGGTCTGGACACCAACCTGGGGTTGAAAAACGGATCGGACCAACTGGAATGGCTGGAACGCGCCCTGGCCCGGACCCGGCGAAAATGGAAGGTGGCTTTTTTCCACGAACCCCCCTATTCCTCTTCCTGGCCCTGGCCGGGAGGGGCGCTCAAAACCAGAAACACGATCATGCCCCTGCTCGAAGCCGCCGGAGTCGACCTGGTTTTCACGGGGCACATCCACAACTACGAGCGGTTCCATAAAGACGGCATCCCCTACATCATCACCGGAGGAGGGGGCGATACCCTCTCCAAGCCCGAACAACTGCCCAACCCCTTCCGCCGCTGGACGGCCATGCTCCATCACTTCTGCACCGCCGACGTCTACGGCGACCGGATCGAGGTTCTGGCCCGCGATCTGACCGGAAAGCCTTTCGACGGGTTGGTGGTCCGCAAGGGGAGTCTGACGGAAGCGGAGGTGGAGGAGAGGAAGAGCTACGAAGGGCCGCTCCCGCAGCGCCGCCCGACCCTGGGCGGCCGGAACCGGCGGAGGCCGGGGAAAAACGGCGCCGGGGAGGCGCCCTGGGGGCCGGCAACCGGCAGGGGAAACGCCGGGGGTTGA
- a CDS encoding peptidylprolyl isomerase — protein sequence MKKLLSLTLASVLAVALAGCGGDGEDDSTVALPGSMAGGQQGPSNPLAGLAPETVLVTVDQTPVTAGEINAALDMMLAQAAAQNGVAPGQMQGLRPLLVGQAIQNRVGQILLENALAGTDIAVSDEEIAAEFDTLPPEVLTQARARGIADETIQDNIRQALKLKKYLGVADATEEEVATFYRENPDQFAEPESIAVRHILIGYQGAQGSAATRTKEEAATLAAEIRAQAEAADADFSALARQYSECPSAAAGGMLGETVTKGQMVPAFEEAAFSLDTGVVSQVVETPFGYHLILVEDHTPEGTLTLEEVQDRLSDNLTLRKLQEALVKKMDELQGTAEIVYTPGFEPRAPKPPEPAPAPRAEDIPPEQEPQTSLPPAPQPQP from the coding sequence ATGAAAAAATTACTTTCCCTGACGTTAGCATCGGTCCTGGCCGTGGCCCTGGCCGGTTGCGGCGGCGACGGGGAGGACGACTCCACGGTCGCCCTTCCCGGCTCCATGGCCGGCGGCCAACAGGGGCCGTCCAATCCCCTGGCGGGCCTGGCTCCCGAAACCGTTCTGGTTACGGTCGATCAGACGCCGGTCACCGCCGGCGAAATCAACGCCGCCCTGGATATGATGCTGGCTCAAGCCGCGGCCCAGAACGGAGTCGCCCCCGGCCAGATGCAGGGGTTGCGGCCGCTCCTGGTCGGGCAGGCCATCCAGAACCGGGTCGGCCAGATTCTCCTCGAAAACGCCCTGGCCGGGACGGATATCGCCGTCAGCGACGAAGAGATCGCCGCCGAATTCGATACTCTTCCCCCGGAAGTGCTGACACAAGCCCGGGCCCGGGGAATCGCCGACGAAACCATCCAGGACAATATCCGGCAGGCCTTGAAATTGAAGAAGTACCTGGGCGTGGCCGACGCCACCGAGGAAGAAGTCGCAACCTTCTACCGGGAAAATCCCGATCAGTTCGCCGAACCGGAATCGATCGCGGTCCGTCATATCCTGATCGGCTACCAAGGCGCTCAGGGCTCGGCCGCGACCCGGACCAAGGAAGAAGCCGCGACCCTGGCCGCCGAGATCCGCGCCCAGGCCGAGGCGGCCGACGCCGATTTCTCGGCCCTGGCCCGCCAATACAGCGAATGTCCCAGCGCGGCCGCGGGAGGGATGCTGGGTGAGACGGTGACCAAGGGACAGATGGTCCCGGCTTTCGAGGAAGCCGCTTTCTCCCTGGATACCGGGGTAGTGAGCCAGGTGGTCGAAACCCCCTTCGGTTACCACCTGATCCTGGTGGAGGACCATACTCCCGAGGGTACCCTGACTCTGGAAGAAGTTCAGGACCGCCTCTCCGACAATCTGACCCTGCGCAAGCTCCAGGAAGCGCTGGTTAAAAAGATGGACGAACTTCAGGGAACCGCCGAGATCGTCTATACCCCCGGATTCGAGCCTCGGGCCCCGAAGCCGCCCGAACCCGCTCCCGCTCCCCGGGCCGAGGATATTCCCCCGGAGCAGGAACCTCAGACCTCCCTTCCTCCGGCACCGCAGCCTCAGCCTTAA
- a CDS encoding CehA/McbA family metallohydrolase, whose translation MPARRRRSLPVRFLAAAAMCGALAAACSEEEEPAFNPRGPEEKPWLPEIVPYLDSRPSPRDREGKASVEPRGPFPVGSEHDFRVTATVGPGGIDPGGFIVFQISPWWGWSPPQAREPGAPGFVEVSASFSSPPLRTAVLPLNRVLVCSPGASIPGGGTVTLDYRRVRVDRFAEAAELFQVFVDADGDGHSAPLEPSPAVAISARDPVRLQVHSPSIVVPGKELEVVGCGLDPAGNWGRLPPGSYELTVVQDGREAGRLLRDLVEEAESVRFAWIPAAAGIYFFRISGPGDLEGTGNVTWCRPGSSALNLYFGDIHGHTRVSDGTGTPEDFYRFARIVSGLDIAAVTDHCDYGTIRFPGEPWQRNCAAAREAYRPGSFVTLAGYEWTNWNYGHRNVYFRDGDGPVFTSLDPASDTPPELWELLKPYPAMTVAHHPGGGPVPEDWSIPPPAMEPLVEVCSIHGSSEYYGCEKAIYHPVKGAFVRDALERGYRLGMIGGGDTHDGHPGRRSVGALVTGIMGVWAKDLTRESVWEALQARRVYATSGPKIILNFRAADSPMGSETSWSAASGPLPLSYQVIACAPLARVEIVRAGDVVFREPGEGVTARGLLEDPNPVAGETWYYLKAVQEDGEMAWSSPIWVKLDRGNAPVPSLSP comes from the coding sequence ATGCCGGCGCGCCGCCGGAGATCGCTTCCGGTCCGGTTTCTGGCCGCGGCGGCGATGTGCGGCGCTTTGGCCGCGGCGTGTTCGGAAGAAGAGGAGCCCGCCTTCAACCCGCGCGGGCCCGAAGAAAAGCCCTGGCTCCCGGAGATCGTCCCTTACCTGGACTCCCGGCCCTCTCCCCGCGACCGCGAAGGGAAGGCGTCGGTCGAGCCCCGGGGGCCCTTCCCGGTCGGGTCGGAGCACGATTTCAGGGTCACCGCCACCGTCGGGCCCGGGGGCATCGATCCGGGAGGGTTCATCGTCTTCCAGATTTCTCCCTGGTGGGGCTGGTCTCCCCCCCAGGCCCGGGAGCCCGGGGCTCCGGGTTTCGTCGAGGTATCCGCTTCCTTTTCCTCCCCGCCGCTGCGGACGGCGGTCCTCCCGCTCAACCGGGTCCTGGTCTGCTCCCCCGGCGCGTCGATTCCGGGAGGAGGGACGGTCACCCTCGATTACCGCCGGGTCCGGGTAGACCGTTTCGCCGAGGCGGCCGAGCTGTTCCAGGTCTTTGTCGACGCCGACGGCGACGGGCACTCGGCTCCGCTCGAGCCCTCGCCGGCGGTGGCGATCTCGGCCCGGGACCCGGTTCGGCTTCAGGTCCACTCCCCTTCGATCGTCGTTCCCGGAAAAGAGCTGGAGGTCGTCGGCTGCGGCCTCGACCCGGCCGGGAACTGGGGGCGCCTGCCCCCCGGTTCCTACGAACTGACCGTGGTTCAAGACGGCCGCGAGGCCGGCCGCCTGCTCCGGGACCTGGTCGAGGAGGCGGAGAGCGTCAGGTTCGCATGGATTCCCGCCGCCGCCGGGATCTATTTTTTCCGTATTTCCGGCCCCGGCGACCTGGAAGGGACCGGTAACGTCACCTGGTGCCGTCCCGGAAGTTCCGCCCTGAACCTGTATTTCGGGGATATCCACGGGCATACCCGGGTCTCGGACGGGACCGGCACCCCCGAAGATTTCTACCGGTTCGCCCGGATCGTTTCCGGACTGGACATCGCCGCCGTTACCGATCACTGCGACTACGGGACCATCCGCTTCCCCGGGGAGCCCTGGCAACGCAACTGCGCGGCCGCCCGGGAGGCCTACCGCCCCGGGTCCTTCGTCACCCTGGCCGGTTACGAGTGGACCAACTGGAACTACGGGCACCGCAACGTCTATTTCCGCGATGGCGACGGGCCCGTCTTCACCTCCCTCGACCCCGCCAGCGATACGCCCCCGGAACTGTGGGAACTGCTGAAGCCTTACCCGGCCATGACCGTGGCCCACCATCCCGGGGGAGGGCCCGTTCCCGAGGATTGGAGTATCCCCCCTCCGGCGATGGAGCCTTTGGTGGAAGTCTGCTCCATTCACGGATCTTCGGAATATTACGGCTGCGAAAAGGCCATCTACCACCCGGTCAAGGGAGCCTTTGTCCGGGACGCTCTCGAGCGCGGATATCGGCTGGGGATGATCGGCGGCGGCGACACGCATGACGGCCATCCCGGCCGCCGCAGCGTCGGCGCCCTCGTGACCGGGATCATGGGGGTCTGGGCGAAGGACCTGACCCGGGAATCTGTGTGGGAAGCTCTCCAGGCGCGCCGGGTCTACGCCACCAGCGGTCCCAAGATCATCCTCAATTTCCGGGCGGCCGATTCCCCCATGGGCTCGGAAACTTCATGGTCCGCCGCTTCGGGTCCGCTGCCGTTGTCCTACCAGGTTATTGCCTGCGCTCCGCTGGCCCGGGTCGAAATCGTCCGCGCCGGAGACGTGGTTTTCCGGGAACCCGGAGAAGGAGTGACGGCCCGGGGGTTGCTGGAAGATCCGAACCCCGTCGCCGGCGAAACCTGGTATTACCTCAAGGCCGTTCAGGAGGACGGGGAGATGGCGTGGTCAAGCCCGATCTGGGTAAAACTCGACCGAGGGAACGCCCCGGTCCCGTCTCTTTCTCCCTGA